A single window of Venturia canescens isolate UGA chromosome 3, ASM1945775v1, whole genome shotgun sequence DNA harbors:
- the LOC122407585 gene encoding apical junction molecule-like codes for MGNSHSQREKKEMERMEMERMEMERMEMERMEMERMQMERVERELTLDQIERERLEEEWIERKRLEEERIERERLAVERRERKRLELERMERERMEVERVEREKLELKRIESERLEMARLIEKRMAMEKEKERRKIEEQEREEKKRLEKKEEETEKIRAMEAHIRNLRMQLQLQQ; via the coding sequence ATGGGAAATTCGCATTcgcagagagagaaaaaggagatgGAGAGAATGGAGATGGAGAGAATGGAGATGGAGAGAATGGAGATGGAGAGAATGGAGATGGAAAGAATGCAGATGGAGAGAGTAGAGAGGGAGCTGACGTTGGATCAAATAGAGCGGGAGAGATTGGAAGAGGAATGGATAGAGAGGAAGAGATTGGAAGAGGAACGGATAGAAAGGGAGAGATTAGCGGTGGAACGAAGGGAGAGGAAGAGATTGGAATTGGAGCGgatggagagagaaagaatggAGGTGGAACGAGTAGAGAGGGAGAAATTGGAGCTGAAACGGATAGAGAGCGAGAGATTGGAGATGGCAAGGTTGATAGAGAAACGAATGGCGatggagaaggaaaaagaacgAAGGAAGATTGAGGAgcaggagagagaagagaaaaagcgtttggagaagaaagaagaagagacTGAAAAAATCCGGGCGATGGAGGCCCACATTCGAAATTTACGGATGCAGCTACAGCTGCAACAGTAA